A genomic stretch from Bacterioplanes sanyensis includes:
- the lpxD gene encoding UDP-3-O-(3-hydroxymyristoyl)glucosamine N-acyltransferase, which yields MQLKLADLAEQIGARLSDGGDLIIHGVNTLTSATAGEISFLANDGYRRHLQASNASAVIVAEAQAELVPGIALVADNPYLAFAKATQLFDNRPKPQLGIHRTAVIADSAQLGENVSIGANVVIGEHVAIGNDCEIGPGTVIGDDSTLGEQCRVAANVTLYHGVHVGDRTVIHSGAVLGADGFGFAPEQQRWHKIAQLGGVRIGSDVEIGANTCIDRGALDDTVIADGVILDNLIQIAHNVTVGEGTAMAACSGIAGSTEVGAGCTVAGGAGLSGHLTIADGVHVAAMALISKSIDEPGVYASGTAQMPLKEWRRSATRFRQLDSMAKRLQQLEKRQEGEV from the coding sequence ATGCAACTTAAGTTGGCTGACCTGGCCGAGCAGATTGGCGCCCGCCTGAGCGACGGTGGTGACCTGATCATTCATGGGGTCAATACCTTAACCTCGGCCACGGCCGGTGAGATCAGCTTTCTAGCAAATGACGGTTATCGCCGTCATTTGCAGGCAAGCAACGCCAGCGCGGTGATTGTCGCTGAAGCACAAGCCGAGCTGGTGCCCGGCATTGCGCTGGTGGCCGATAACCCGTATCTGGCGTTTGCTAAAGCGACACAACTGTTTGATAACCGCCCTAAACCGCAGTTGGGTATTCATCGCACCGCGGTGATTGCCGACTCGGCGCAGCTGGGTGAAAACGTCAGCATTGGCGCCAACGTCGTCATTGGTGAGCACGTGGCCATTGGTAACGATTGTGAAATCGGCCCTGGCACCGTTATCGGTGATGACTCCACCCTGGGCGAGCAATGCCGGGTGGCAGCCAATGTGACCTTGTATCACGGTGTGCATGTCGGTGATCGTACCGTTATTCACTCAGGTGCAGTGTTGGGGGCGGACGGCTTTGGCTTTGCGCCCGAGCAACAGCGTTGGCACAAGATTGCGCAATTGGGTGGTGTGCGTATCGGCAGCGATGTCGAAATTGGCGCCAACACCTGCATTGACCGAGGTGCTTTGGATGACACCGTCATCGCCGATGGCGTGATTTTGGACAATCTGATTCAGATTGCTCATAACGTCACCGTGGGTGAGGGAACGGCCATGGCCGCTTGCTCGGGTATTGCCGGCAGTACTGAGGTAGGTGCTGGCTGCACCGTGGCTGGTGGCGCTGGGTTATCTGGACATTTGACCATTGCTGATGGCGTGCATGTCGCAGCGATGGCGCTGATTAGCAAGTCGATTGATGAGCCAGGGGTGTATGCCTCTGGCACAGCGCAGATGCCACTGAAAGAGTGGCGCCGCAGCGCGACGCGCTTCCGACAACTGGATTCAATGGCCAAACGGCTGCAACAGTTAGAGAAACGCCAAGAAGGTGAAGTTTGA
- a CDS encoding P-II family nitrogen regulator, producing the protein MQLHPAEKVVVITEKLIVKGVVEIIEAAGAKGYTIIAAGGKGSHAFRATSERAAVVDDFSDVKIEVVVNDKSMAEAIMTKITETYFTDYSGITYIEYIEVLRPSKF; encoded by the coding sequence ATGCAATTACATCCTGCTGAAAAGGTTGTCGTCATTACGGAAAAGCTGATCGTCAAAGGTGTGGTGGAGATCATTGAAGCGGCGGGCGCTAAGGGTTACACCATCATCGCCGCGGGCGGCAAAGGCAGCCATGCGTTTCGCGCAACGTCTGAACGTGCAGCGGTGGTCGACGATTTCTCGGATGTGAAAATCGAGGTGGTGGTGAACGATAAGTCGATGGCAGAAGCCATTATGACGAAAATCACCGAAACCTACTTTACCGACTATTCCGGCATTACCTACATCGAATACATCGAAGTGCTGCGTCCGAGCAAATTCTAG
- the lpxB gene encoding lipid-A-disaccharide synthase, producing MRIALVAGETSGDMLGAGLIQALKIRYPNASFEGIGGPLMQAQGMTSFVPMERLSVMGLVEVLGRLFELLKVRRDLIKHWRQNPPDVFIGIDAPDFNLTLEQKLRQSGIKTVHYVSPSVWAWREKRVEQIAKAVDLMLTLFPFEAKFYKDHQVPVRFVGHHLADKIPLETDPAPSRQALELPTDKALVCLMPGSRGSEVQRLGSLFLETAQRMLRVRNDLHFIIPAASVERRNQIEQLLAEFAVPLPVTVVLGQSHTCMTAADVVLLASGTATLEAMLLKKPMVVSYIVAPVTYHILKRLVTQPYISLPNLLAGREVVPELLQLQATPANLADALLLRLQDGEAVSQLHETFLFIHKQLRRNADQQAADAVIELLESQ from the coding sequence ATGCGCATTGCCCTGGTTGCCGGTGAAACATCCGGTGATATGCTCGGTGCTGGCTTAATTCAGGCACTCAAAATTCGCTACCCAAACGCCAGCTTTGAAGGTATTGGTGGGCCGCTGATGCAAGCTCAGGGCATGACCAGCTTTGTTCCCATGGAGCGCTTGTCGGTCATGGGCTTGGTTGAAGTGCTCGGGCGATTGTTTGAGCTGCTCAAAGTGCGCCGAGATTTGATTAAGCATTGGCGCCAGAATCCTCCAGATGTCTTTATTGGCATCGACGCTCCTGATTTTAATCTCACACTCGAGCAAAAACTGCGACAGAGCGGCATTAAAACCGTGCACTACGTCAGCCCCTCGGTGTGGGCTTGGCGTGAAAAACGAGTTGAGCAAATCGCCAAAGCCGTAGACTTAATGCTGACGCTGTTTCCGTTTGAGGCGAAGTTTTATAAAGATCACCAGGTGCCGGTGCGCTTTGTTGGCCATCACTTAGCCGACAAAATTCCATTAGAAACCGACCCAGCTCCCTCACGGCAAGCGCTCGAACTGCCAACCGACAAAGCCCTGGTGTGTTTAATGCCTGGCAGTCGCGGCAGCGAGGTGCAGCGGCTCGGCAGTTTGTTTTTAGAAACGGCGCAGCGCATGCTGCGGGTGCGCAACGATCTGCACTTTATTATTCCTGCAGCCAGTGTTGAGCGTCGCAATCAAATCGAACAATTGTTGGCAGAGTTTGCGGTACCGCTGCCGGTGACCGTAGTGCTGGGCCAATCACATACCTGTATGACGGCTGCCGATGTGGTGTTGCTGGCGTCGGGGACGGCCACCCTTGAGGCCATGCTGCTGAAAAAACCCATGGTGGTGAGCTACATTGTCGCACCCGTGACATACCATATTTTAAAGCGCTTGGTGACGCAGCCATATATTTCTTTGCCTAACTTGTTGGCGGGGCGGGAAGTGGTGCCCGAGCTTTTGCAGCTGCAGGCCACACCAGCAAATTTGGCTGATGCGTTATTGCTGCGTTTGCAAGACGGTGAGGCCGTGTCGCAACTGCATGAAACGTTTTTGTTTATTCACAAACAATTGCGTCGCAATGCTGACCAACAAGCGGCCGATGCGGTGATCGAATTGTTGGAGTCACAGTGA
- the fabZ gene encoding 3-hydroxyacyl-ACP dehydratase FabZ, with product METVQQIQEFLPHRYPFLLVDRVQSIDLDDEQGAVIRVLKNVTINEEFFNGHFPGHPIMPGVLTLEAMAQAAGLLGLSMLGEQRTNNTLYYFAGADNVRFKKPIVPGDQVVLEARFVSGRRGIWKFACRALVDDAVVCQADVTCAERELELA from the coding sequence CTGGAAACCGTACAGCAAATTCAGGAATTTTTACCCCATCGTTATCCGTTTTTGCTGGTCGATCGGGTGCAATCGATAGACCTGGATGATGAACAGGGCGCAGTCATTCGTGTTCTGAAAAACGTCACCATTAACGAAGAATTTTTTAACGGCCATTTTCCAGGCCACCCCATCATGCCCGGTGTCTTAACACTGGAAGCCATGGCACAAGCCGCGGGTTTGCTGGGGCTGAGCATGCTCGGTGAGCAGCGTACCAACAATACCCTGTATTATTTTGCCGGTGCCGATAACGTGCGCTTTAAAAAGCCAATCGTGCCGGGTGATCAGGTGGTGTTGGAAGCGCGGTTTGTCAGTGGTCGTCGTGGTATCTGGAAATTTGCTTGTCGTGCATTGGTCGACGACGCCGTCGTGTGCCAGGCCGACGTCACTTGTGCCGAGAGGGAACTGGAGCTGGCATGA
- a CDS encoding sodium-dependent bicarbonate transport family permease has protein sequence MEFLLDFLARLVTQFQTPTLGFLIGGMVIAALGSNLKIPNAVYQFIVFVLLMRIGLHGGIEIREADFTAMLLPALFSVVVGVVIVLLGSFLFSFLPGINRADGYATAGLFGAVSASTLAAAMVLLEEESIVFEAWVPALYPFMDIPALILAIVLANMHQHKHSEDKHSKVDVWGIVKESLRGSALSALLLGLALGLLARPDSVLESFYDPLFRGFLTVLLLVMGMEAYERLSELRRVAHWYAIYAFFGPIVHGLMAFGLGYVAHVLVGFSPGGVILFAVIAASNSDISGPPTLRAGIPKASPSAYIGASTSVGTPVSIAVCIPLFIALAEVVFDV, from the coding sequence ATGGAGTTTTTACTCGATTTTCTCGCTCGGCTGGTAACTCAGTTTCAAACCCCGACACTGGGCTTTTTGATCGGCGGCATGGTCATCGCGGCGCTGGGCAGCAATTTAAAAATTCCTAACGCAGTGTATCAATTTATTGTGTTTGTATTGCTGATGAGAATTGGCTTGCACGGCGGCATCGAGATTCGTGAAGCGGACTTTACCGCCATGCTGCTACCGGCGCTGTTCTCGGTGGTAGTGGGTGTGGTGATTGTTTTGCTGGGCAGTTTTTTGTTTTCATTTTTGCCCGGTATTAACCGCGCCGATGGCTACGCCACCGCCGGTTTGTTTGGCGCGGTCAGTGCGTCTACCCTCGCTGCAGCTATGGTGCTGTTGGAAGAGGAGTCGATTGTGTTCGAGGCCTGGGTGCCGGCTCTTTATCCCTTTATGGATATTCCAGCGCTGATCCTCGCCATTGTGTTGGCCAATATGCATCAGCACAAACACAGTGAGGACAAACACAGCAAGGTGGATGTCTGGGGCATCGTCAAAGAAAGCCTGCGTGGCTCAGCGCTGTCGGCATTGTTGTTGGGGTTGGCACTGGGGCTGCTGGCACGCCCGGATTCGGTGTTGGAAAGTTTTTATGATCCGCTGTTTCGTGGCTTTTTAACCGTATTGCTGCTGGTCATGGGCATGGAGGCGTACGAGCGTTTAAGCGAGCTGCGCCGAGTGGCCCATTGGTATGCGATTTATGCGTTTTTCGGTCCCATTGTGCATGGCTTAATGGCGTTTGGGTTGGGTTACGTGGCGCATGTGCTGGTCGGCTTTAGCCCTGGCGGGGTGATTCTATTTGCCGTGATTGCGGCGTCGAACTCGGACATTTCCGGCCCACCAACCTTGCGTGCCGGTATTCCTAAAGCCAGTCCGTCGGCGTATATTGGCGCCTCGACCAGTGTCGGTACGCCTGTCTCCATTGCCGTTTGTATCCCACTGTTTATTGCCCTCGCCGAAGTGGTGTTTGACGTTTAA
- a CDS encoding lysophospholipid acyltransferase family protein, whose translation MELFDRAGLRQVTGLTPRKLELLLRLLKAPTLDRIYRQLDAKQGIDMIEDALNYLGIHLDYDQQALQAAMPKEGPFITVSNHPFGFLDGIILLLIVGRQRPEFRVVANFLLSYFAPISDLFITVNPFEKGGPRQMNGMRKSLQQLEQGLGLGVFPAGEVSTWYKGQSGIADREWSLSTMRMIQKAKVPVIPVYFHGHNSRSFHVLGKVHPALRTLRIPAEFLKKRDHTIQLGIGERMEWSELEQFQQPAALREHLYAATYALKACD comes from the coding sequence ATGGAGCTGTTTGACCGCGCTGGCCTGAGGCAGGTTACCGGCCTAACGCCACGCAAACTGGAGCTGCTACTGCGGTTGCTCAAAGCGCCGACGCTGGATCGCATTTATCGCCAGCTCGATGCCAAGCAAGGCATCGACATGATCGAAGACGCGCTGAACTATCTAGGCATCCATCTTGATTATGACCAACAGGCACTGCAAGCGGCAATGCCGAAAGAAGGCCCGTTTATCACTGTCTCCAATCACCCGTTTGGGTTTCTCGATGGCATTATTCTGCTGCTGATTGTCGGTCGCCAACGGCCCGAGTTTCGCGTGGTGGCCAATTTCCTGCTGAGCTACTTTGCCCCCATTTCTGATTTGTTTATTACCGTTAATCCATTTGAAAAAGGCGGCCCGCGCCAGATGAACGGCATGCGCAAGTCGCTGCAGCAACTAGAGCAAGGATTAGGTCTGGGCGTGTTCCCAGCCGGCGAGGTATCGACTTGGTACAAGGGACAGTCTGGCATAGCCGATCGCGAATGGTCGTTATCGACCATGCGCATGATTCAAAAAGCCAAGGTGCCGGTGATTCCTGTGTATTTTCATGGCCACAACAGCCGCAGCTTTCATGTACTGGGAAAAGTACACCCGGCTCTGCGCACCTTGCGCATTCCCGCTGAGTTTTTGAAAAAGCGCGACCACACTATTCAGTTGGGTATTGGTGAGCGTATGGAGTGGTCCGAACTGGAACAGTTTCAGCAGCCTGCGGCGCTGCGCGAGCATTTGTATGCCGCTACCTATGCACTGAAAGCCTGCGATTAA
- the lpxA gene encoding acyl-ACP--UDP-N-acetylglucosamine O-acyltransferase yields the protein MIDPHAIVDPEARLADDVSVGPFSIIGAGVEIGAGTVIGSHVVIKGPTKIGRNNRIFQFASIGEECQDKKYGGEPTTLSIGDNNVIREACTFHRGTVQDKGHTQVGSDNLFMVNVHVAHDVEIGDHGIFANDTNLAGHVHIGDWVILGGATQVHQFCKIGSHSMCGAGTVVLKDIPAYVMSQGYPAKPHGINVEGLKRRGFSKDSIQRVRQAYKTLYRQGLTVKEALAELESDDDSAVQLLVATLKAASRGIIR from the coding sequence ATGATCGACCCGCACGCGATTGTAGATCCTGAAGCACGTTTGGCCGACGACGTGAGCGTCGGCCCATTTTCCATCATCGGCGCTGGTGTGGAAATTGGCGCGGGCACCGTGATCGGTTCCCACGTGGTCATCAAAGGCCCGACCAAAATTGGCCGCAATAATCGTATTTTCCAATTTGCCTCCATTGGTGAGGAATGTCAGGACAAAAAATACGGCGGTGAACCGACAACGCTGAGCATTGGCGATAACAATGTGATTCGTGAAGCGTGTACCTTTCACCGTGGCACCGTGCAAGACAAAGGGCATACGCAAGTCGGTAGCGATAACTTGTTTATGGTCAATGTGCACGTCGCCCACGATGTGGAGATTGGTGATCATGGCATTTTTGCTAACGACACCAACCTGGCTGGCCATGTTCATATTGGCGACTGGGTGATTTTGGGCGGTGCTACCCAAGTACACCAGTTCTGTAAGATTGGCTCGCACTCCATGTGTGGCGCGGGCACGGTGGTATTAAAAGATATTCCGGCGTATGTAATGTCGCAGGGGTATCCGGCCAAGCCCCACGGTATCAATGTCGAAGGCTTAAAGCGTCGTGGCTTTAGCAAGGACAGTATTCAGCGTGTGCGCCAAGCTTATAAAACTCTGTATCGCCAGGGGCTGACGGTAAAAGAAGCGTTGGCCGAACTGGAGTCCGATGATGACAGCGCGGTACAGTTACTGGTAGCCACATTAAAAGCAGCCAGCCGGGGTATTATTCGCTGA
- the bamA gene encoding outer membrane protein assembly factor BamA, whose amino-acid sequence MRRVLFALLLGVGSSAAAAESFQIEDIRLEGLQRVSAGTVFEQLPINVGDSVDEHRLVTASKQLFRSGLFNDIQLLRDGDVLIVRLVELPTISSIEISGNKAIQTDMLLDGLKQSGLAEGLVFKRSTLERISLELERQYVSQGRYDARIVTDVEALPRNRVGLNIEVEEGNVASIAHINIVGNEVFSDDELLKQFELQTSNFWSWYASDDKYAREKLAADMETLRSYYLDRGYIRFNIESTQVSLSPNKDSVYITLNVSEGEKYDIRDIRFAGNLVVEEEELSQLLFVGEGDTFSRRRVTASSDWMSKRLGNDGYTFAKVDGIPDIDDDNRQVDLTFFVEPGKRTYVRRVNFAGNESTLDEVLRREMLQMEGGWASTEKIDAGKARLDRLGFFKTVTVDTPTVPGTDDMIDVNYNVEEQLSGSLNFNVGYAGSSGVILGASVSQNNFMGSGNRMSLGVQKNNTVQSYNFSFFDPYYTIDGVSRGYNLFYRETDYESLSAVSDYQTNTKGGNLTFGYPISNRQRLSFSAGLTSTDMFRGSTVPAEIIEFIEDEGDHFLEYKLGLSWSYNALNRGLFPTAGTEHKVSADISIPGSDLTYYKLNYSANYYFPLGGEWSLRLRTELGYGDGFGDQERLPFFKNFRAGGVGSVRGYSSNSLGPKGLPEYNVVELSQTDANGDILYELDELGRPEVDTSVPTVVYKEDEDGAAVAVSNSNRYKPVYQLADNGSIATAPYFVESERALGGNINTEASVELIFPFPFVEDRSSLRSVLFLDAGNTFTDQCYTPSDSDVPTLTRHPYCENGFDINEVRTAVGAGVTWITAIGPLTFTYSIPLNDKSGDRTEGFEFSLGQVF is encoded by the coding sequence GTCGGCGACAGTGTCGACGAACATCGATTGGTAACGGCGTCGAAACAGCTGTTCCGTTCGGGCTTATTTAACGACATTCAGTTACTGCGCGATGGCGACGTGCTGATTGTTCGTTTGGTGGAGTTGCCCACCATCAGCAGTATCGAGATCAGTGGCAACAAAGCCATTCAGACCGATATGTTGCTCGATGGCCTGAAGCAGTCTGGCTTGGCCGAAGGCTTGGTGTTTAAGCGCTCGACGTTGGAGCGAATTTCCCTGGAGCTGGAACGCCAGTACGTGTCACAAGGGCGTTACGATGCGCGCATCGTTACCGATGTTGAGGCTTTGCCGCGTAACCGCGTGGGCCTGAACATTGAGGTCGAGGAAGGCAACGTGGCCTCCATCGCGCACATTAATATTGTCGGCAACGAAGTCTTTAGTGACGACGAGCTGTTGAAACAGTTTGAGCTGCAAACGTCTAACTTCTGGTCCTGGTACGCCAGCGACGATAAATACGCACGTGAAAAGCTGGCCGCCGATATGGAAACCTTGCGCTCCTATTATCTGGACCGCGGTTACATCCGTTTCAATATTGAATCGACACAGGTGTCTTTGTCGCCGAACAAAGACAGCGTGTATATCACTTTAAACGTCAGCGAAGGCGAAAAGTACGATATTCGTGACATTCGCTTCGCCGGCAACCTGGTGGTAGAAGAAGAAGAGCTCAGCCAGCTGCTGTTTGTTGGTGAGGGCGATACCTTTTCACGTCGCCGGGTGACGGCCAGCAGCGACTGGATGAGCAAACGTCTGGGCAACGATGGCTACACCTTTGCCAAGGTCGACGGTATTCCCGATATTGACGACGACAACCGTCAGGTAGACCTGACCTTCTTCGTTGAACCCGGTAAGCGTACTTATGTGCGCCGCGTTAACTTTGCCGGTAACGAGAGCACGTTGGATGAAGTGCTGCGCCGCGAAATGCTGCAAATGGAAGGTGGCTGGGCATCGACGGAAAAAATCGATGCCGGTAAAGCTCGCTTGGACCGCTTAGGTTTCTTTAAAACCGTGACCGTCGATACGCCCACCGTGCCGGGCACCGACGACATGATCGATGTGAATTACAACGTTGAAGAGCAGCTCAGCGGCAGTCTGAACTTTAATGTCGGATATGCCGGCAGCAGCGGTGTGATTCTTGGCGCCAGCGTTAGCCAGAACAACTTTATGGGCAGCGGCAATCGCATGTCATTGGGTGTGCAGAAGAACAATACGGTGCAGTCGTATAACTTCTCTTTCTTCGACCCGTATTACACCATCGATGGCGTCAGCCGTGGTTATAACCTGTTTTATCGGGAAACCGATTACGAAAGCCTGAGTGCGGTGAGCGATTATCAAACCAATACCAAAGGCGGTAATTTGACCTTTGGTTATCCGATTTCTAATCGTCAGCGCTTGAGCTTCTCGGCTGGTTTGACCAGCACCGACATGTTCCGTGGTAGCACGGTGCCTGCAGAAATCATCGAGTTCATCGAAGACGAAGGCGATCATTTCCTGGAGTACAAACTGGGACTGAGCTGGAGCTACAACGCGTTGAACCGTGGTTTGTTCCCGACTGCCGGTACTGAGCATAAGGTCAGTGCGGACATTTCTATTCCTGGCAGTGATCTGACCTATTACAAGCTCAATTACTCGGCGAACTACTACTTCCCATTAGGTGGTGAGTGGTCACTGCGCCTGCGCACTGAGCTGGGTTATGGCGATGGCTTTGGCGATCAAGAGCGTTTGCCATTCTTCAAAAACTTCCGTGCCGGTGGCGTAGGCTCGGTACGTGGTTACAGTTCCAACAGCTTGGGTCCAAAAGGTTTGCCTGAGTACAACGTGGTGGAATTGTCACAAACGGATGCTAATGGTGACATCCTTTACGAGCTGGATGAGTTGGGCCGCCCAGAAGTCGACACCAGTGTGCCGACGGTGGTGTACAAAGAAGATGAAGACGGCGCCGCCGTGGCGGTGAGCAACAGCAACCGTTACAAGCCTGTGTATCAGTTGGCCGACAACGGCAGTATTGCCACAGCGCCGTATTTTGTTGAATCGGAACGCGCGCTGGGTGGCAACATTAATACTGAGGCCAGTGTTGAACTGATTTTCCCATTCCCATTTGTGGAAGATCGCAGTTCATTGCGCAGCGTGTTGTTCCTGGATGCCGGTAATACCTTTACCGATCAGTGTTACACGCCAAGTGATTCTGATGTGCCGACACTGACCCGTCATCCGTATTGTGAAAATGGCTTCGATATTAATGAAGTCCGCACCGCCGTTGGTGCTGGCGTGACCTGGATTACGGCCATTGGTCCTTTGACCTTTACCTACTCCATTCCGCTGAACGATAAATCAGGCGATCGCACTGAAGGCTTCGAGTTCTCTCTCGGCCAGGTGTTCTAA
- a CDS encoding NAD(P)/FAD-dependent oxidoreductase: MTFESDVIVLGAGAAGLFCAAQAAARGLSVQVLDHANKAGKKILMSGGGRCNFTNYYIEPSCYISHNPHFCKSALSQYSQWDFIALVEQYGIAYHEKKAGQLFCDDKAKQIVDMLLDQCAQFGAQVRLSVPVSAVEVVEGQYQVQAAEQTFRSRQLVVATGGPSIPTLGASGFGYQLAEQFGLKVYPHRAGLVPFTITDQLKTLCHELSGTALNVTVDCNHTQFHEDMLFTHRGLSGPAMLQISSYWWPGDELQVNLLPAVDVASELRQAQHQRPKQSLKQWLADKTTQRFSEQWWSAVNAPLADTRLAQLNGEQMDNIAAQLHQWRIKPSGTEGYRTAEVALGGVDTDELSSKTLEAKRQPGLYFIGEVVDVTGHLGGFNFQWAWASAYACAQHL, from the coding sequence ATGACGTTTGAATCTGATGTAATTGTTCTCGGTGCTGGCGCTGCCGGCTTGTTTTGTGCCGCGCAGGCCGCAGCGCGCGGTCTGTCGGTGCAGGTGCTAGACCATGCCAACAAGGCTGGTAAAAAGATCCTGATGTCAGGCGGTGGCCGCTGCAACTTCACCAACTATTACATAGAGCCCAGTTGTTACATCAGCCATAACCCGCATTTTTGCAAATCGGCCCTAAGCCAGTACAGCCAGTGGGACTTTATCGCCCTAGTCGAGCAATACGGCATTGCCTACCACGAAAAGAAAGCCGGCCAGCTGTTTTGCGACGATAAAGCCAAGCAAATTGTCGATATGCTGCTTGATCAATGTGCGCAGTTTGGTGCCCAGGTGCGTTTGTCGGTGCCGGTATCTGCGGTGGAGGTGGTAGAGGGGCAGTACCAGGTACAAGCGGCAGAGCAGACGTTTCGCAGTCGTCAGTTGGTGGTCGCCACCGGTGGCCCTTCTATTCCGACGCTGGGGGCCAGTGGCTTTGGCTATCAGTTGGCGGAGCAGTTTGGCCTCAAGGTCTACCCGCATCGCGCCGGGCTGGTACCATTTACCATCACGGATCAGCTCAAGACGTTATGCCACGAGCTTTCCGGTACGGCACTGAATGTGACAGTGGACTGCAATCACACCCAATTTCACGAAGACATGCTGTTTACCCACAGAGGCCTCAGTGGTCCTGCTATGTTGCAAATTTCGTCCTATTGGTGGCCGGGCGATGAGCTGCAGGTAAACTTGTTGCCCGCTGTGGACGTGGCCAGCGAGCTGCGCCAGGCCCAGCATCAACGTCCAAAACAAAGCCTGAAGCAATGGCTGGCAGACAAAACCACCCAGCGTTTTTCTGAGCAGTGGTGGAGCGCTGTGAATGCGCCATTAGCCGACACCCGCTTGGCGCAACTCAATGGCGAGCAGATGGACAATATTGCTGCACAACTGCACCAGTGGCGGATTAAACCGTCCGGTACCGAGGGGTATCGCACGGCAGAGGTGGCGCTGGGCGGTGTTGATACCGATGAGCTGTCGTCCAAAACCCTCGAAGCCAAACGCCAGCCTGGATTGTATTTTATTGGTGAAGTGGTGGATGTGACGGGGCATTTAGGCGGTTTTAATTTTCAATGGGCCTGGGCCAGTGCGTATGCCTGTGCGCAGCATTTGTAG
- the rnhB gene encoding ribonuclease HII, with protein sequence MERLAAEQSLLDQNLVYCGVDEAGAGPLCGDVVAAAVILADDRIPDGLTDSKKLTAKKRERLFDEICTMALDFCIARATVEEIDRLNILNARMLAMTRAVDGLQLHCEHALIDGNRLPELTMPATAIIKGDALVASIAAASVLAKVQRDREMEQLDAQFPGYGFAQHKGYGTKAHLEALQRLGPCAIHRRSYAPVKKALQASEL encoded by the coding sequence ATGGAACGCTTGGCGGCTGAGCAGTCGCTGCTGGATCAGAATTTGGTCTATTGCGGCGTTGATGAAGCCGGTGCCGGCCCGCTGTGCGGTGACGTGGTGGCGGCGGCTGTCATCTTGGCCGACGACCGCATTCCCGATGGGCTAACCGACTCGAAAAAACTGACGGCAAAAAAGCGCGAACGGCTATTTGATGAAATTTGCACCATGGCGCTGGATTTTTGCATTGCTCGCGCCACGGTGGAAGAAATAGATCGCTTGAATATTCTCAACGCGCGCATGCTGGCCATGACTCGTGCCGTCGACGGTTTGCAGTTGCATTGCGAACATGCCTTGATTGATGGCAATCGTTTGCCCGAGCTGACCATGCCGGCGACAGCCATCATTAAAGGCGATGCGTTGGTAGCCAGCATTGCCGCGGCGTCGGTACTGGCTAAAGTGCAGCGTGACCGCGAAATGGAGCAATTGGACGCACAATTCCCAGGTTATGGTTTCGCTCAACACAAAGGCTACGGCACCAAGGCGCACTTAGAGGCACTGCAGCGTCTTGGCCCCTGTGCGATTCACCGTCGCAGTTACGCACCGGTTAAAAAAGCTCTGCAAGCAAGCGAGCTTTAA
- a CDS encoding OmpH family outer membrane protein: MRWMVMMALGLMVNTAVAAQKVAVVDMERAVFLSEAAKASIKVFEQDNQTEIDKLKSLESALREMNEKREKNADFMSDEERRKLAKDFEEKRSEFQFFAQNLQKSEQRWKREFFQTQLPNVEKLLKAIIKEGEYDVVLQAGAVVYASPQADLTKPLLERLNAGK, from the coding sequence ATGCGCTGGATGGTAATGATGGCTTTGGGCCTGATGGTAAACACCGCGGTGGCGGCACAGAAAGTGGCGGTGGTGGATATGGAGCGTGCGGTGTTCCTGTCAGAGGCGGCGAAAGCGTCCATCAAGGTGTTTGAGCAAGACAACCAAACCGAAATCGACAAGCTCAAGTCACTGGAAAGTGCTCTGCGCGAGATGAACGAAAAGCGTGAAAAGAACGCCGATTTTATGAGCGATGAAGAGCGCCGTAAGCTGGCCAAAGACTTCGAAGAGAAGCGTTCAGAGTTCCAGTTCTTTGCACAGAACCTGCAGAAATCTGAGCAACGTTGGAAGCGCGAATTTTTCCAAACACAATTGCCCAATGTTGAGAAGTTGCTTAAAGCAATTATCAAAGAGGGCGAGTATGATGTCGTGCTTCAGGCTGGTGCCGTGGTGTATGCCTCACCACAAGCCGACCTGACCAAACCATTGTTGGAACGACTGAACGCTGGAAAATAG